In a genomic window of Leishmania donovani BPK282A1 complete genome, chromosome 32:
- a CDS encoding ubiquitin hydrolase, putative encodes MGGPPGSQVAQKKPNRPRHKKQEGVSENGASAKGATTLASSNGCGVTAMQAAASPSPFQPPRQPNVYTDCAPLRELYDQVRLSECGLHGSSVRGGAGRPRRREEKGRPFTLQQSFSELPYPRGIMNNSNFCFMNSMLQALMFIPSFAQLTVSVSCDAQARQLCPTLATLGKWTLQYWKPGFTRLAMIAPTLMPRLPAGANNSNSGAPRSAVVPASQRILDGSVQEDAQEFLQKLLERVHEELVGLEEAFQQADASEAATESEMGLIAPAATTTTASGGGGGGGGRADAPDDATASTFHKKGWTFVKGKEKLAVREHEDVQGQSKLLASIFGGTLESHLQGKQRQRDRVSVLIERYYCLPVDVGFAPECTVEQALERTFMTERIYDSEHEKKLKKTLRLGRLPSVLFLQLRRWAVTREGELVKLDNVVRIKRTLLIPRTICADETLGNTERAYRLLSVVCHRGDAVSRGHYVTYLVHHAATPAVLKVQSSEPGNKDTAILRLPPDAATVILCNDANISVCPAKNMEKETMYFLVYQKTS; translated from the coding sequence ATGGGTGGGCCACCGGGGTCACAGGTGGCGCAGAAGAAACCAAACCGACCACGACACAAAAAACAGGAGGGTGTAAGCGAAAATGGTGCCAGCGCCAAGGGAGCAACGACGCTTGCCTCTTCCAATGGATGTGGCGTCACAGCTATGCaggctgctgcgtcgccgtcgccgtttcAGCCACCACGCCAGCCTAACGTGTACACCGactgcgcgccgctgcgagaGCTGTACGACCAAGTTCGACTGAGTGAATGCGGCCTCCACGGCAGTAGTGTCAGGGGCGGTGCTGGTCGACCGCGAAGGCGGGAGGAAAAGGGACGCCCCTTCACGCTTCAGCAATCCTTCAGCGAATTGCCGTACCCGCGTGGGATAATGAACAACAGCAACTTCTGCTTCATGAATTCGATGCTGCAGGCACTCATGTTCATTCCCTCCTTTGCGCAACTGACCGTCTCCGTCAGCTGTGATGCGCAGGCACGCCAGCTGTGCCCCACGCTGGCGACCCTTGGAAAGTGGACACTTCAGTACTGGAAGCCCGGTTTCACGCGGCTAGCGATGATAGCCCCAACGTTGATGCCGCGCTTGCCTGCTGGTGCCAACAACAGTAACAGCGGCGCTCCTCGGTCGGCCGTGGTGCCCGCCTCGCAGCGGATCCTTGACGGCTCTGTGCAGGAGGACGCGCAGGAGTTTCTGCAGAAGTTGCTAGAGCGTGTGCATGAAGAGCTGGTGGGTCTCGAGGAAGCTTTTCAGCAGGCCGACGCGTCTGAAgcggcgacggagagcgAAATGGGGTTGATTGCccctgctgccaccaccaccaccgccagtggcggtggtggtggtggtggtggccgcgccGATGCTCCGGACGACGCGACCGCCTCGACCTTCCACAAGAAGGGCTGGACGTTTGTGAAGGGAAAGGAGAAGCTGGCGGTGCGGGAGCACGAGGATGTGCAAGGGCAGTCGAAACTGCTGGCAAGTATCTTTGGTGGAACGCTGGAGAGCCACTTGCAGGggaagcagcgccagcgcgaccGCGTGTCAGTGCTCATCGAGAGGTACTACTGTCTCCCCGTCGACGTTGGCTTTGCGCCGGAGTGTACCGTTGAGCAAGCTCTCGAGCGCACCTTCATGACAGAGCGGATCTATGACAGCGAGCATGAGAAAAAACTCAAGAAGACTCTCCGCCTCGGCCGTCTGCCCTCCGTTCTctttctgcagctgcgccgctgggCCGTGACGCGCGAGGGCGAGCTCGTGAAGCTCGACAACGTTGTGCGTATCAAGCGCACCTTGCTGATTCCTCGTACCATCTGCGCTGATGAGACACTTGGCAACACCGAGCGAGCGTACCGTCTCCTGTCGGTTGTGTGCCATCGCGGTGACGCCGTTAGTCGGGGGCACTATGTCACCTACTTAGTGCACCATGCCGCGACCCCAGCCGTCCTGAAGGTGCAGTCGAGTGAGCCGGGCAACAAGGACACTGCAATCCTGCGTTTGCCGCCTGACGCGGCGACAGTGATTCTCTGCAATGACGCCAACATTTCTGTGTGTCCAGCAAAGAACATGGAGAAGGAGACCATGTACTTTCTCGTCTACCAGAAGACAAGCTGA
- a CDS encoding RNA polymerase-like protein, putative, giving the protein MFYKVVLQRTVNVKPADLCNTLNRSLLTFLRQAVEGKPLPSPDSVASIALDYVTASKSSAVVIAVLDILNAETLQGKVLDDGSVSFRLTYEAMVLKLHRGEVLDLLVSDVDETGFWASVYGVNKLFVNRNQMGEDLKTGRSEWSFEAETAAWVSNDDRRSIKKDTMVRLRVIAETPQSERGMAVGTIGAPFLGPRVGSY; this is encoded by the coding sequence ATGTTCTACAAGGTCGTCCTTCAGCGCACGGTGAACGTAAAGCCGGCGGACCTGTGCAACACGCTGAATCGCAGTCTTCTGACCTTCCTGCGACAGGCGGTCGAGGgaaagccgctgccgtcgccagaCAGCGTCGCTAGTATCGCACTCGACTACGTCACAGCGAGCAAGTCCTCGGCGGTGGTAATTGCCGTGCTGGATATCCTCAATGCGGAGACACTGCAAGGCAAGGTGCTCGATGACGGAAGTGTGTCGTTCCGGCTCACCTATGAGGCGATGGTGCTGAAACTGCACCGAGGTGAGGTGCTGGACCTGCTGGTCAGCGATGTCGACGAGACAGGCTTCTGGGCGAGCGTCTATGGCGTCAATAAGCTCTTTGTGAACCGCAATCAAATGGGCGAGGACCTGAAGACGGGAAGGTCGGAGTGGTCTTTTGAGGCGGAGACAGCCGCGTGGGTCAGCAACGACGATCGCCGCTCCATCAAGAAGGATACGATGGTGCGCCTTCGCGTGATTGCGGAAACCCCGCAATCCGAACGCGGCATGGCTGTCGGCACCATCGGTGCCCCGTTTCTGGGTCCACGCGTCGGCAGCTATTAG